From the genome of Triticum urartu cultivar G1812 unplaced genomic scaffold, Tu2.1 TuUngrouped_contig_4768, whole genome shotgun sequence:
CCTTAGCAAGCTTTTCAAATGGAGAGTAGTGAAAGAGATTCTCCAAATGGATGGGAAGATCCAACCACGATATCGTCAGACGTCAATTGAAGTTTTCAATAATCCAGATAGTGATGCGAAGGTGTTACTTGCATCTACAAGAGCTTGCTGTGAAGGGATTAGCCTAACCGGAGCTTCAAGAGTTGTTCTTCTAGATGTGGTTTGGAATCCCGCTGTGGGAAGGCAAGCTATCAGTAGGGCATTTAGGATAGGACAGAAGAAATTTGTATATACATACAATTTAATAACTTATGGAACAGGTGAAGGTGACAAGTATGATAGGCAAGCAGAAAAGGACCATTTGTCTAAGTTGGTCTTCTCTCAAGAGGATGAGTTCAATAATGTCAGGAACATGCTATCAAAAGCTGAAATGGATCACTGTTCTAAGTTGATATCTCAGGATAAGGTTCTGGAGGAGATGACCTCCCATGACCAGCTAAAAGGCATGTTCTTAAAGATACACTATCCACCAACTGAGTCAAACATGGTTTTCACTTACAATCAGATTGCCCCTGAGTTGAGTTAATGGTAACATTGGCATCAGTTTGATTAATACTAACAAGGTATGCTCTTAAACGTAGGATATCTTCATGTAATTAATGTATCAATGATAGTGGTGTAGCCTTCCATCAGTTCTATAATTCTGTGGATGCTAGCATTATTTTGGTTCCTCTTGTTTGCTGTCATATATAGAGTTCCATTTATAGCATAAATTTGTATCGTTAGTTGATGTCTCTATCTGAGAATGACTGTATTGTCATATGTTATTTCCCTAGTTAAAGAATGCCAAGACTTGGAAACTGTATTCTGATAATGTGTGCATATAAAAGAGCCAACTTGGGATACCATGGTACTGCGTCATGGAATCTTAGTTTGGCTCTGCATCTTACAAGAGGAAATGGACCTATAAGTTTTTGTGCAATGCTATAAGCCTgaaaagaaaaaagattcagCCTTCATTTCATTGTCTGATACGCTCAGTGTTTACTATCTGATGTACCGAAAATTTGTTGGTTAACAGCTTCTTTATCACTTACAGTACTTATGTCTGCTCATCGAGTCATTTATACTGATGCCAGCAAAATGAAATAAAGGAGCCTACCACATGTTTTCATGGTCAGAGGCTACTAGATCATAGTACTTCTATGCAGAACGCGTTTTCAAGTATGCAGAGTGCTCATATTGCTTTGTGTTAACACTTGTCTACATAGGGAGATATCTGCAGCAGTCACATGTATACATGACGTCCTTTAGTGGCTGGCCTTCGCTTGCTAACTCAAGTATGGTGGCAGCTGCCAATATTCGCAGATGATGCGTAAGTACCCCTTCAGCTACTATTCAGCTATACTATCTACTTTGTATGGAAGCATGTTTTAGCATAGTAAACTTTTTCTTCGTCCTATGTCTTCTATAGACTGAGCTTTGTTGGTCCATGAGAATGGTGACTAGTGACTAGATATATAAGCTCAACATAAGATGGGCTAATAAACCTGCTTCACTAGGTTGTGTCTAGATATGTTCTCTGGGTGTTGTAATAACTAGTAGCAGAACCACTCATTTTCCATTTTGTCTGTGTATATCTAAATATTTTCCCCAACTCTTTGCCCACTGTGAACTTCAAAAGAGCTGTTTGTCTTTTTTGTGTGTCTTGTCAGTCCTAATATTTTTCTTTGTTTTGTACCAGCAAACAGTAAGATTTTTGTTTGGAACAAACTGTAGGTTGACCGTTATTACTGCACCATTATTTTGCTTTATGGAGCACTGGTTAGCATATGAGATATATGACTTTTACAAAAATGACTGACTTCTTTGGACGTCGTTGGTGTTTCTACAGTTGTGTGTGGGTGTTTGAAAAGAACATGAGAGGGATGAGTCTTTATAGGTTTACAGCTAATGAACACCACATTACTCAACAAATTCCACCATGTCATAGGCTCATAGCACAATTCTAGTCCTAAGCACCTTCAAATATTTGCCCAGCAAGCACCACTGGACAGCTGCTCCTTCTTTTTTATTCGTATCATGCTGGTTTTGTTTCTGAAAGAATGAAGACAAGCATGTGCACATGCTTCTCAGTAACTTTTTGACATATCTCTTGCAGGTTTTTCAGTAGTGCTTTCTGTGGTAGAGTGGGAGGGATCAGCACAATCTAGAGATGAATCGGTTTGATCTGTATCTGTTGCTTATTCTTGGCTGCTTGCTCAAAGTGAATCTCGAGACGTTTGGGAGCTACTGGATGTAACTGTAAAAACATGCAATGGGTTTTGCGCTAGAAAGGCCGCTGGTAGTGCTGTAGAGTCATGCTCAAACGTCTCTAGGTTAGTAATTTTCGCCAGCGAGTTGGAAAACAATGTCTGATCATCATTCAGTCATATGAtgctcagtacggcggtttaatTGAATAATCTATTGGCAAGTATTCCCGAGGGCAGATGGATATATGGCCTTTCCATGATTTGTTCATGGCTTGATGTTGTGTTCTTCTCTGCGCACTTGATTAGAGTCAGATAACACCTGTGAAGATTTAACTTGCATACGGCGCGTCGCTGGTGTTGGTCCTTTGTGCGCAGGGCGTTGGAAGACATCCTTCCCCAATTCCACTTGAGTCCTGCCTTCGACTTACCAATGAAGACTTGGTCTTGTGTCAGATAGCTGTTCTGAAGTAGCCTTCAAGGTCATGATCCTGGACATCTGCAGGTTAGCCGTATGTTGTTGATTGCAGGCCAGGCACGGCCGGAGTCAATCCCACAAAACCACTACTCTCGCGGCCAGTGGCGTAGCCAGCCCAATAAATCAGGGTGGTCCATCAATAGAAATATTTACATAAGTTTATTTATTTTCAAAGAAATATTTTTTTACTACACTATATACAAGCTATGGGGAAATTCCAGGGTGGTCTATGGACCACCCTGGCCACCCCGTAGCTACGCCACTGCTCGCGGCGTGATTAGCTGTTGGCCATCACTTTATGATTTGTGAAAATGGTTCAGGCCGGCGAAAGCCTGCCGTAGCATTGTCAAAAACTACGATTTGTGACTGATTCATTGACGAAAAACCTATTTTTCATTGAATACAGTGACCGCTTGCTGAGTTTGTTTGGACAACGATTATGATAGATGAGGTCTGCTTGTCCGGCTGAGTTGGcaaattttttttaaaaaaataaatcTATGTGGACTGATTTGGTCTTTTTCCTCCTCTCCCTGTCCTTCCCCTCTCTCTTTGCATTATATCAAACACATTGTGTGGGATTAGGACCACACTGATCCATAGGTCCCTCCCGTGTGTGGGTTTTTGTGTTAGGCAACCTCGAGGTGATGTCTGTCGCTATCGTTAGTTAGGGTTTGCCTTCTTGGCTGACATGCACTCTTCCCCGTTGATGTGACGTGCTCAGCCTGTTCCTGACCACCCCTTCTCCTTCCCCAGTGAAACCCTAGTGTCTAGGTTAACATTTCCCCATCTCCACCCACCGCCTTTCGGGTGATCTATGACACGTGATCATAAAACAAAATCCCCTAGTTTGGTTCGATCTGATCGTGTTCTGCATCGATGGACAAGGTTGAGGGTATGTTGAAGGGTTGAAGTTGTCGGAGGCGGAGAGGAAGGGAATTAAGATCGATTGGCCAGGTTCGGTATGGTGGGCATGATTGAACAGAGAGGTATGACAAAGTTTTTCTCCGAGAAACCAACCTATGTGTACGCCCTCGCCCAGTCTCTGGGACGGGCAAGGAGCCTGCTGAGGGGTGTGGACTGCAGGGATATGGGGGAAAACATCTACCTGTTTACATTCAGGCGAGAGCCGGATCAGAGGAAGGttgaggagagagaggggggggggggggggacgtgGACTTTTGAGAAGGATCTGCTACTGCTGGAGGGAATTTGTCCCATCCAGAAGTATCGAGGATTATGAATTCAAGTATGTCACTATGTGGGTAAGAGTGTATGATCTGTTGTTGGGTGATATGCAGCGTGATAATGGGAGTTGCTCGGAAATTTGATGGGAGAAACACGAGAGGTAGATGTGGGTCCTGATGGGATGGTAATGTGAAAGTTCATTCGAACCCGAGTAAAAATGTTAGTGGTTGAACCACTGATGAGAGGCAGTTAGGTTACTATAATGGTGTGGAGGGACGGGAAGGAGGAAAATATATGGGTCCACTTTGAATAAAaaaactagatgataccccgcgtGTTGCGGCGGGGATTGGTTGCAATATTGTTGATGAAGGTTAAATGAAATAAAAATAGATATAACTCTATTTGATTATCATATAGTTGTAaatacatactccctccgttccaaaattcttgtcttaaatttttctaaatacggatgtatctagttacattttagtgttagatacatccgtatctagacaaatttaagacaagaattttgggacggagggagtataaaataTAGTAGTATTTTCCCATGCATGTTGAGAGAATATGATTAGTGTGATTCATGAGGTGCATGTGTGGTGAGTAGGGATATGTGCATGTTGAGAGAGAATATAAATataattttcatgcatgttaggaGAAATAATTAGTGGTTGATGAGGTGGCATATATGGTGAGGTGGCATGGTGCATGTTGATAGAATTGAGATAGTGGGAGTATATAGGATACCTGCCAATTTTTTTGGTTTTGTGTCATGTTATGGGACATGGTGCTCAGGCATGCAAGATCAAACTTAAAAAAGTGAGAACTCCCAATATAGAAAGGGCAGAAGACATTTATAGAGAACAGGAAGGTGGGGGTGGTGAGGAGAGGAGTAGATGGAGTGGTGGAAGAGGAGATGGTAGTCGAGCAGGGGCGATAGCTATGGAAGATGGGGTGGGAGATCAAGGATTAGTGATATTTCATGGAAAAAGGTTAACACTAGACGAGGGAGCAACATTAGTGCGTCTTTGGGCAAGGATGACGAGGTTACTAGTCCTCTAAAAAATCTTTCGGCTGCTCCAACAGAGCTTCTAAACTCGCATTTTTTTATGTTTCAGTTAGTAGGGAGATGGGAGCTGCTGAAGATGGGATAGGTGCCATGATAAGGAGGTGTAGGATAGAGTAGATGGCTCAAGGAGTGATCTTGCAGTATAGACGCAAAGAAGGAAGCACAAAGTGTGAGAAGAGAGAAAGAGGAATATAGAGAGGGCTAGGGCGGAGAAGGAGAAGGATAAGTGTTAGGGCATATCTCTCTCTAAGTGGTTTTGGTGTTGATGACAATGCGCTTTGCGGACTAACcgtgtgcattgagcatttcagatatTCTTATATATGGCACAAGACGGTTTTATTCCCCTCAGATATGGAAAGAGAAAAGACGGATTTTTTGACATTTCTTTTTGTTTGATTTGAGTCTAGGAAATatgtactattaagagggggtccgtgTTAGAAGATATgagtggaatcaacacgtacacaacCTAAATTCACCAACATTCCCTTCCCCAACCTTGAAGCAGTTCTCTGTTATGCCTGGTCTTACCGGCACAGGCTAAGCGGTAATACCGCTGGTACCCATGGTAGTACCGCTTATGCGCTACTTCCTCTAGTAGTGCCGTGGCTACTTCCGCTGTGTTCTCTGTTAGGCTTTCAGGAATTCATGGCAGTACTGCTTGGGCGATACTTTCGTGGATGTGCCCGTAGCACTACCATGGGGTTCTCTGTTAGCCCACTAGTAATTCGCGGTAGTACCGTTGTCGTTACATAATAGTACTACTTACGCGGTGCTATCGCTCTGTCACCGTGTGAACTACCGTGGGATTTTCAGTATGCCCATTGATAATTCACGGTAGCACCGCTTATTGTAgccggtagtaccgctccggcaTAATTTCCGTGCTGGTACCACTACTGTActcattgggccactttgaatCTGTCATGCTTAGCAGCAGTACCGCTCCCccgagtggtagtaccgcttgagCACGAGAAGTGCATAACGGTTGGAATTTTGTACCCAGTATataagggggtcttcttccccgaGAAGACTCACCTCTCCTTTCCCCATTTGCTCCATTGTTGCCCGAACTTAAACTCGCCCGATCTCCCTCCCTAGCCATCAAAACTGGTTGTTTGTCTAGGGTTTGGAGAAGAAGGCCCCTATCTttcaccaagagatatttgatttccccctactatccattgtggatcttgttactcttgggtgtttgggcaccctagatggaagaggtcacctcggagccacattccattgtggtgttacgggagcctccaattgagttgtggagagaTCCCCAACCTTCTTTGTAAATAACCGATCACtgccttcaagggcaccactaGTGAAATCACGACACCTTGCATTGTGCGAGAGCATGAGGAGAATAAGGTGGTCTTAGTGACtacttggggagcattgtgcctccacacctcTCTAATGGAGATGTACCTTCCCCAAAGGAGGTAATTTCGAAAACACATCCTCGTCTCAATCGACTCCACTAGCGGTTACTTCGTGCCTTTACTTTGTGCAAGCTTGTAGTGTTTGTTTATCTTGTGCTTGCATTTGTTATTGTTGTGCTTGTCATATAGGttgttcacctagttgcatatccaGACAACCTGTTTTCTTGTTGAGCCTTAATATTGTTAAAAGAAGTTAAAGATTATTAGTGGcttattcaccccctctagtcgaccaTACCGATCCTTTCAATAAGGAAGCCGCAACAACTGCTATTGGGAAAGCAGACAG
Proteins encoded in this window:
- the LOC125528285 gene encoding SNF2 domain-containing protein CLASSY 3-like, which gives rise to SKLFKWRVVKEILQMDGKIQPRYRQTSIEVFNNPDSDAKVLLASTRACCEGISLTGASRVVLLDVVWNPAVGRQAISRAFRIGQKKFVYTYNLITYGTGEGDKYDRQAEKDHLSKLVFSQEDEFNNVRNMLSKAEMDHCSKLISQDKVLEEMTSHDQLKGMFLKIHYPPTESNMVFTYNQIAPELS